In the Sus scrofa isolate TJ Tabasco breed Duroc chromosome 6, Sscrofa11.1, whole genome shotgun sequence genome, one interval contains:
- the LOC110261313 gene encoding zinc finger protein 548-like — MFRDHHMVHQMETLYVEEKGPMAAAEMLTDPEQGRVVFEDVAISFSQEEWGLLDEAQRRLYHAVMTEILALLTSPGCWHGAQDEEARSEQALSVAVSPARTPEPDPSTRTARPCEMCDPLCKCLVRLPKQDGMYPDRGPHVGVTNLFQQEKHQVRDKLSRRDEGQPSCLTKSSIHIADGTSTCTGDGKDLPGITGLLQQPGPHSVGKPHRDTACGDAFGGGQRDYRCTQCGKAFSREKILVEHQKIHTGVRPYECSSCGLAFVRKFHLVQHQRIHTGEMPFQCSECGKCFRYNSTLISHQRVHRGGVRSYECSKCGEFFKYNANFMKHQRIHNGERPYECRECGKFFRYNYRLVRHGRVHTGERPYECSECGKFFRYSSTFIRHQRVHTAERPYKCNECGKTFRYNSTLIKHQRVHTGERPYECSECGKFFRYTSTLIRHQRIHTVERPYECSLCGEFFRCKSKLIKHWQIHTGERPSECSECGKFLKHNSTRNKHQKVYRGERPYKCSECGKFFFFFFCLLSFLLLFCCCCCCCCCCYFLGRSRGIWRFPG; from the exons ATGTTTCGAGATCACCATATGGTTCACCAAATGGAGACACTATACGTGGAGGAGAAG GGCCCCATGGCAGCGGCAGAAATGCTTACGGACCCTGAACAG GGCCGTGTGGTCTTTGAGGACGTGGCCATATCTTTCTCCCAGGAGGAGTGGGGGCTCCTGGATGAGGCTCAGAGACGCTTGTACCATGCCGTGATGACGGAGATCTTGGCACTTTTGACCTCACCAG GTTGTTGGCATGGAGCCCAGGATGAGGAGGCACGATCTGAGCAAGCTCTTTCTGTGGCAGTGTCACCAGCCAGGACTCCAGAGCCAGATCCATCCACGAGGACGGCCCGGCCATGTGAGATGTGTGACCCACTCTGCAAATGCCTTGTGCGCCTGCCCAAGCAGGATGGAATGTACCCTGATCGAGGGCCACACGTTGGTGTGACAAACCTTTTCCAGCAGGAAAAGCATCAGGTTAGAGATAAACTTTCCAGAAGGGATGAGGGGCAGCCTTCCTGTCTGACAAAGAGCAGCATTCACATAGCAGATGGGACCTCGACATGCACAGGAGATGGGAAGGACCTCCCAGGCATCACAGGCCTCCTGCAGCAGCCGGGCCCTCACAGTGTGGGGAAGCCACACAGGGACACTGCGTGTGGGGACGCCTTTGGTGGTGGACAGCGTGACTACAGGTGCACtcagtgtgggaaagccttcagccgAGAAAAGATACTTGTTGAGCACCAGAAAATCCACACTGGTGTAAGGCCTTATGAGTGCAGCAGCTGTGGGCTGGCCTTTGTTCGAAAGTTTCACCTTGTTCAGCACCAGAGAATCCACACTGGAGAAATGCCTTTTCAGTGCAGTGAATGCGGGAAATGCTTTAGGTACAACTCCACACTCATTAGTCATCAGAGAGTTCACCGTGGTGGAGTAAGGTCTTATGAGTGCAGCAAATGTGGGGAATTCTTCAAATACAATGCCAATTTTATGAAACATCAGCGAATTCACAAtggagaaaggccttatgagTGCAGAGAATGTGGAAAGTTTTTCAGGTACAACTATCGATTGGTAAGACATGGCCGAGTTCATACTGGAGAAAGGCCCTAcgagtgcagtgaatgtgggaaatttTTCAGGTACAGTTCCACATTCATTAGACATCAGAGAGTTCACACTGCAGAAAGGCCATATAAGTGTAACGAATGTGGGAAAACATTTAGGTACAACTCCACACTCATTAAGCACCAGAGAGTTCACactggagaaaggccttatgagtgcagtgaatgtgggaaattctTTCGGTACACCTCTACCCTCATTAGACATCAAAGAATTCATACTGTAGAGAGGCCCTATGAGTGCAGCTTGTGTGGGGAATTCTTCAGGTGCAAGTCCAAGCTTATTAAACATTGGCAGATTCACACTGGAGAAAGGCCTTCtgagtgcagtgaatgtgggaaattcCTTAAGCATAACTCCACACGCAATAAACATCAGAAAGTTTACAGAGGAGAAAGGCCTTAtaagtgcagtgaatgtgggaaattcttttttttttttttttgtcttttgtcttttttgttgttgttttgttgttgttgttgttgttgttgctgctgctatttcttgggccgctctcgcggcatatggaggttcccaggctag